A stretch of the Salarias fasciatus chromosome 3, fSalaFa1.1, whole genome shotgun sequence genome encodes the following:
- the LOC115408160 gene encoding C-X-C motif chemokine 2-like has protein sequence MNSTLWCMVLLACVSTCTSLVSKRCSCVTKRKRVKATLIVEIKERPPRSYCSSHEIIATLNPGGKSCLDPKSPFIQEAVRTFKKRKEEEMRSGNVNGTGWEPTATLPSTFLHSPNSTKTSPTEGSGGVGRGPSRYLGSRGRHLV, from the exons ATGAACTCCACGCTCTGGTGCATGGTCCTCCTGGCCTGCGTCTCCACCTGTACATCTCTAG TCAGCAAGCGATGCTCGTGTGTGACAAAAAGGAAGCGCGTGAAGGCCACACTCATCGTCGAGATCAAGGAGAGGCCTCCTCGTTCCTACTGCAGCAGCCACGAGATCAT CGCCACTCTGAATCCCGGAGGCAAGTCCTGCCTTGACCCCAAATCGCCCTTCATCCAGGAAGCTGTGAGAACCTTCAAGAAAAgaaa gGAGGAAGAAATGAGGAGTGGCAACGTGAACGGCACTGGATGGGAACCGACAGCGACTCTGCCCAGCACcttcctccacagtccaaaTTCAACAAAGACTTCCCCGACGGAGGGGTCGGGAGGGGTGGGAAGGGGTCCCAGTAGGTATCTGGGTTCCAGAGGACGTCACTTAGTCTAA
- the LOC115386294 gene encoding protein mono-ADP-ribosyltransferase PARP14-like: MDFFERPLFLKENGLEERTGGSEETARNTNANLVRMLLQRQKERSATSPNKTEERKIVSSQQSNTLYQTRPLDQLNPTEQSGSSWPVQEAPGEKRPHFPVTRLLQGKTNGDALKPPENTVASWSLKFGGSHRSIIGVEKQSKLFNTSKPAHYQAGELRRGNGNVFQENLRVEANRSKLSKESNKMTVKLPKDLITFIKSSGVIFMYQIYFRNFKCPVSVELGSDLVLSSESSYAPQEALAVVMKDLSVETVKLWGAAAVPPDLDRVKETLINAQNEANRDGLRANVRFFPGLEGNTVTKVRLVGFSDTVNKLNEVLQDHLMNWLTTEEPLRLPHVELVDCFDKFMALVGMTQSQVTLKVSHLPGPHVLVSGPRCKVQEFKQTLVSALACVTSDTLVLDGPGAQRYFQAEGKVSKELTESSCKVFITVKKGVQHSKVVSTSSPRSQHQTDPGISKVHRLMTQGYRDLYWNPNLYARLKLSQHQGNQAILDSVSTDLQEVSVNLTHGVKLQLVLGSITDETTDVVVNSTNFRDFHGGVCNAILSVAGRHLEASLKSAQVKRGAVFITPPGSFPCKSIFHVHGRKKTHVIEQLVRGIIQQCESRQYKSVAIPAICAGAAGLDSQAVAQSILQAIKTSTSSAPLRHLSNIRLVLIEARLFLTFKQQLVQMFPLDVMNSESFLQHRDAQRKQPPDFIPGLLSSSFTGEQSIFLFLGLCRKDVDDAMNKVKDLYQAHCSTKTFPKKDLEYLTEADVTALQELLKTEALHVQEDGQGGLTVSGLKVGVNKVVQMLETTIPLRREMKLKEEENFYALVAWCILDLYGQWEELPKAARYALERGDVAKGIVDKQGQQWSVNLQRMEATRNGRTTMLKRLENRADFILPLYWDNMSTGENLKVVQLQPSSTEYRTVHDSFKRTANNTVTKIERLQNIHLRRTYEVQKQYVSEKNKGQGTIERRLFHGTSQKTCDSIMNNGFNMSFSGKNGTSYGQGTYFAVNASYSVSYARQGADGSQTMFLARVLTGSYTQGHSTMRCPPSRSSHDLYDSVVDRTDNPNMYVVFNDNQAYPDYLITFY, from the exons ATGGATTTCTTTGAGCGTCCATTATTTCtcaaagaaaatggcttggaagagagaacaggaggatcagaggagacTGCCAGAAATACTAATGCAAATCTGGTTAGGATGTTACtccaaagacagaaagaaagatcTGCTACATCCCCCAACAAAACAGAAG AAAGGAAAATAGTTTCATCACAGCAATCAAACACGCTCTATCAAACCAGGCCACTTGACCAGCTTAACCCCACAGAGCAGTCTGGATCCAGCTGGCCAGTTCAGGAAGCACCTGGAGAAAAGCGTCCTCATTTCCCAGTGACACGACTCCTCCAAGGAAAAACGAATGGAGATGCTTTGAAACCTCCTGAAAATACTGTGGCATCATGGAGTTTAAAATTCGGTGGATCACATAGAAGCATTATTGGAGTGGAGAAACAGTCGAAACTGTTCAATACTTCAAAGCCGGCGCATTACCAAGCTGGTGAACTCAGAAGAGGGAATGGAAATGTTTTCCAAGAAAACTTGAGAGTGGAGGCAAATCGTAGTAAACTCAGCAAAGAAAGCAATAAAATGACCGTTAAGCTCCCCAAAGATTTAATAACCTTCATAAAATCAAGCGGTGTCATATTCATGTACCAGATCTACTTCAGAAACTTTAAATGTCCCGTTTCTGTAGAGCTGGGTTCAGACTTGGTTCTGTCCAGCGAATCCTCTTATGCCCCACAAGAAGCCCTGGCAGTGGTGATGAAAGATCTGAGTGTGGAGACCGTTAAGCTGTGGGGGGCCGCAGCGGTGCCTCCAGACCTCGACAGAGTGAAAGAAACCCTGATTAATGCCCAGAACGAGGCCAACCGAGACGGGCTTCGAGCAAATGTCAGGTTCTTCCCGGGCCTGGAAGGAAACACCGTGACCAAGGTGCGACTGGTGGGCTTCAGTGACACTGTGAACAAGCTCAATGAGGTCCTTCAGGACCACCTGATGAACTGGCTCACAACGGAAGAACCACTGAGGCTTCCACATGTGGAACTGGTGGACTGTTTTGATAAATTCATGGCTCTCGTTGGCATGACTCAAAGCCAGGTGACCTTGAAAGTCTCGCATCTTCCAGGTCCTCACGTGCTTGTGTCCGGCCCTCGCTGCAAAGTTCAAGAGTTCAAACAGACGCTAGTCTCAGCTTTGGCCTGTGTGACATCAGACACTCTGGTTCTGGATGGACCAGGAGCTCAGCGTTACTTCCAGGCAGAAGGCAAAGTGAGCAAAGAGCTGACAGAGAGCTCCTGTAAGGTCTTCATCACGGTGAAGAAAGGCGTGCAGCACTCGAAGGTCGTCAGCACCTCTTCTCCCAGAAGCCAGCACCAAACAGATCCGGGAATTTCCAAAGTCCATCGGCTGATGACACAG GGATACCGTGACCTGTACTGGAACCCGAACCTGTACGCCAGACTCAAACTGAGTCAACACCAAGGAAACCAAG CCATCTTGGACTCGGTCTCCACTGATCTCCAGGAGGTCAGCGTGAACCTGACACATGGCGTTAAACTACAGCTGGTGTTGGGCAGCATCACTGATGAGACGACAGACGTTGTGGTGAACTCCACTAACTTCAGGGATTTTCATG GCGGCGTCTGCAACGCCATCTTGTCTGTGGCTGGACGTCATCTGGAGGCTTCACTGAAATCAG cgCAAGTGAAACGGGGAGCAGTTTTCATAACCCCACCTGGATCGTTTCCTTGTAAATCCATTTTTCACGTGCACGGACGAAAAAAGACCCACGTCATTGAGCAGCTGGTGCGCGGCATCATTCAACAGTGTGAATCCCGCCAATACAAGTCTGTGGCTATCCCTGCCATCTGTGCTG GAGCTGCTGGGCTGGACTCTCAGGCTGTAGCACAGTCAATCCTCCAAGCGATCAAGACCTCCACCTCATCCGCTCCCCTCCGCCATCTCTCCAATATCCGTCTGGTCCTGATTGAGGCCAGACTGTTCCTGACCTTCAAACAGCAACtggtgcaaatgtttcctctcgACGTGATGAATTCAG aGTCATTTCTTCAGCATAGAGATGCACAGAGAAAGCAACCCCCTGACTTCATTCCAGGCCTCCTTTCTAGCAGTTTCACTGGAGAGCAgtccatcttcctcttcctgggtCTTTGCAGAAAGGATGTTGACGATGCCATGAATAAAGTGAAAGACCTCTATCAGGCTCACTGCTCTACAAAAACCTTCCCCAAGAAGGACCTGGAGTACCTGACCGAGGCGGATGTGACGGCTCTGCAGGAGCTGTTGAAGACCGAGGCTCTCCATGTTCAGGAGGATGGTCAGGGCGGTTTGACGGTGAGCGGGTTAAAAGTTGGAGTCAATAAGGTGGTGCAGATGCTTGAAACCACCATTCCTCTTCGGAgagaaatgaaattaaaggaggaggaaaatttCTACGCTCTCGTGGCTTGGTGCATCTTGGACCTTTACGGCCAATGGGAGGAACTCCCGAAAGCGGCACGCTATGCCCTGGAAAGGGGAGACGTTGCAAAAGGCATCGTGGACAAACAGGGACAGCAGTGGAGCGTTAATCTGCAGAGGATGGAGGCCACAAGAAATGGAAGAACAACAATGCTGAAACGACTGGAGAATCGGGCAG acttcATACTTCCTTTGTATTGGGACAACATGAGCACGGGGGAAAACCTGAAAGTGGTGCAACTGCAGCCAAGTTCAACAGAGTACCGCACCGTACATGATTCCTTCAAACGAACTGCCAACAATACTGTGACGAAG ATTGAGCGCCTGCAGAACATTCACCTGCGCCGCACCTATGAAGTGCAAAAACAGTACGTTTCTGAAAAGAACAAAGGACAAGGAACCATAGAGAGGAGGTTGTTCCACGGGACAAGTCAGAAAACCTGTGACTCCATCATGAATAATGGTTTCAACATGAGCTTCTCCGGAAAAAATG GTACTTCCTACGGTCAGGGAACCTACTTCGCTGTGAATGCCAGTTACTCAGTTTCCTATGCAAGGCAAGGAGCTGATGGTTCTCAGACCATGTTTCTGGCCCGGGTGCTGACGGGTTCCTACACTCAGGGACACAGCACCATGAGATGCCCTCCGTCTCGAAGCAGCCACGACCTTTATGACTCTGTTGTTGACAGAACAGACAACCCCAACATGTATGTCGTATTCAACGACAACCAGGCCTATCCCGACTATCTCATTACTTTTTACTAG
- the LOC115385820 gene encoding interleukin-8-like: MKLCILLLFTALLVIINGMPSISRDYNTHCRCLQVESRIIPPDSLRSIKLFPEGPHCSETEVIASLANGEKVCLNPRSSWVKKLVRFILEKQLHQQAAAPPKNNA; encoded by the exons ATGAAGctctgcatcctgctgctgtttacAGCGCTCCTCGTCATCATTAACG gcaTGCCTTCGATCAGCAGGGACTACAACACACACTGCCGGTGCCTGCAGGTGGAGTCCAGGATCATCCCGCCGGACAGCCTGAGGAGCATCAAGCTCTTCCCCGAGGGGCCGCACTGCTCCGAGACCGAAGTCAT agcgAGCCTGGCCAACGGGGAGAAAGTGTGTCTGAACCCTCGCTCCTCCTGGGTCAAGAAACTGGTCCGATTCATCCTGGAGAAACAGCTGCATCAGCAAGCGGCCGCACCACCCAAGAACAACGCCTAA